TCACCAGCTCTATCGTATGCTCTTTTCCCACAATCACTTTTCCCACGTGATCCATCAGTTGTTGATTCATTCGTTCCATTCCTTGGATTTCCATCTGCATCTCATCCTTCCGTTATGGAGCTTATGTATTCGCATTCATTACTAACTATAACCCTTATTGGCAACATAAAACAAAGGAGTTGGCAAATGGCCAACTCCTTAACTCCCCGCTTTTCTCAATATACCAAGGGTAACATAATTATAAACCGCGTGCCTTCGCCCTTTTTGCTGTCCACAGAGATGGTGCCTCCATGGTTCTTGATGATTCGGTAACTCACCGAAAGTCCAAGTCCCGTTCCGCTCTCCTTGGTCGTGAAGAATGGATCAAACAGACGTACAAGCGTGTTATGGTCCATCCCTTGACCGTTATCCGCGATGGAGATCTGCACGAACTTGTTTTCCGTGGCGGTAGATATTCGAATTAGACCCGTATGTTCTTCGCCGACTTCCTCAATGGCATCCATTGCGTTTTTCACCATATTCAAAATAACCTGCTTAATCTGTTTGACATCAATGGATACATTCAACGGGGCATCCCCTTCATCCAGTACAATCTCGCATCCCTTCATCAAACCTTCGCTTTCGGTCAGCAAGACCACCTCTTTGAGCAAAGAGTCGACGGATATCACGGTCTTCTGTGGAGCTGACGGTTTGGAAGAATTCAAAAATTCGTAGATGATGTCATTCGCCCGATCAATCTCCGTCAGTATGATTCGAGCGTACTCGTCTTTGCCGAGCTGCAGCAAATGTGGCCTGAGCAGTTGGATGAACCCACGGATTGCAGTCAACGGATTACGAATTTCATGAGCAATAGATGCTGAAATTCGCCCCAGCATCGCAAGTTTGTCATTTTGATAAGCGGTCTGTTCAATTTGTTTATAATCAGATACATCTTTGACGCTGAACAAGAAGTCGCCATCCATCTGATCACCGTACGTCACAGTAACCAGCCAATGCCTTCCGTATTCATCAATCAACTCATGATAGCGCTTACGGTGAAAAATAGTTTCCCGATAGATACGTAAAATTTTCTTTTTCTTGAATCGGCTCATCTGTGGATGATGCAGCATTTGCATCAGGGTGCAGCCGCTCAACAGACTTCTTGGAAGTTCCAACAACTTTGCCATCTGAACGTTAATAAACGTCAATACACCGTGACTGTCAAACAACATAATACCGCTATCCAGATGTTCCAGTACATTCTCGTACTTGTTGTTATCCAGATGCACAGGCGGGAAACCATCCGTTGGTTGAGGCACTGTATCCTGAAATTCACTAATCATGTCAGGTTCCTCCTTTTCACGTAAATGATAAACTTGCCATTCGGACATCATATCATCACAGAAACAGGAAGGGCCGATTTTTATTTTTCATTACCGGTGCCCTTTCGTTGGGGGGCTGAGCCGAAAATATGGATGGCATGGCCGGAACTCAAGCTGGTCTATTCCCGGTAACCAACAGTCGATCCGGAAAATCATATACGTTTGTCCCATTCTGACCTTCTCCTATTCCCAAACACGAACATTTTTTTGCTCCGCCTCTTTTGCAAGTCTGTTTTTATCATAGACAAGTTTATAGAAGAGAGTCAATCGGAGAAAGTGTCGAATGGAAATTATTTTAAAAAAAACCTCGAATTAGTTCCAGAATACAGCACAAAAACGAAGCCGTTTCACCCAATAGGCAAATCAGCTTCGTTTTTAATATCTTTAATTGGTGATATATCCGAGATCATCTATAGTCCGGTCTTATTATGCTGAATTTTCAGTCTGCGCTGACTCATCACAGCTAATCGACGTTTAAGTTCGCTTTCCCACTTCTCGTCTTTGGTTTCCTTGGCGAGCCTGAGCAAATCCAGAGCCATATCAATCTGGCGTTGCACAATGACCATGGCATCCTCGCTCTCACGGTTTACACAGTTTTCAAAAATCGCATCCTCATCTTCTGTAACATAATCTTGAAAGTCGATCTCAGATGCACCGTCTCCATGCGCGTATTCAGCCAGAATTTCGTATTCGTTTTCCACTTTATAATGCACCTCAACCCGATGACACACCGGGCAAAACAGCAGGGGAACATTATGAACCTGGGTGCGGTAATGCTTCAGCGTGCCCTTCGTTCCAACCATACTTGCCCCACAACAGTAACTCATTTTTGTTCACCCTCCTTATTACGTGCCGGGACAAATGCCATCCCGTACACTTCCAGCACTTCCGAAAAGGAATAGTTCCATCAGTGTATCACATTCATGTACAGATTATAAATGCAGAGCACCGGAATATTTACCGGGTTTCCATACCCTATTCGCCTTGAAGGCCATCAATTCCTCTTTCAACAGATAAAAAGAAGACTTTCTTCTAATATATTATTAACACGCTTAGCTGCTTGTTCAAACACTTTTGATTAACTTCGTGATAACTTCCGCCAAAAGGGTGCAAAAAGCCCTCAATCCCTAACGGGATGAGGGCTTGAACAAAAACCGTTCAAGTTAACCTGGCTTACAGGTTAGTGTCGCCTGGTTTCCAGTTCATTGCACACAATCCGCCGGATTGCAGTGCTTGCAGTACGCGAAGTGTTTCTTCAACACTACGGCCTACATCGTTGTGGTTAACCACTTGATATTTCAATTCGCCTTCTGGATCGATGATGAACAGACCGCGCAATGCTACGCCTTCTTCTTCGATCAGAACGCCGTAATCTTTAGCCACTTGCTTCGTGATATCGGAAGCCAGCGGGAAGTTCAATTGACCCAGACCATTGCTGTCTACAGGTGTGTTGATCCATGCTTTGTGGCTGTGCACGGAGTCTACGCTCACGCCAAGGATTTCTGTATCCAAAGCTTTGAATTGCTCGGAAGCAACGCTCAAAGCTGTAATTTCAGTTGGGCACACAAATGTGAAGTCCAAAGGATAAAAGAAGAATACAAGCCATTTGCCACGATAATCGGACAGTTTAACGGAACCAAAGTCTTGTCCGTCTCCCGATACTGTTTCCATTGCGAAATCCGGTGCTGGTCTACCTACCAAACGTTCTGCCATAACTAAAAATTCCTCCTTTGGGATTATGTAAGCATCCTTGCGGATTGCTCATCATCAAGAAAAACGCGTACGCTTTTCCTGTAATTAAAATGATTTGATACTTGATAACAAGTACAAGTAAAATGTTATCATCCGGACTTCCCAAAGTCAAGATTATAAACATTATTTTTTTATAATCATTATAAATAAGGATTTTTCGTGGCAATAATGATAAAGGAACAGCCCTCTGTACATTCCATAACTGGAAACAAAGGGCTGCCTGTAGTTGGTAATATAATTACGCTTGTTTCTGAATAGCCGCCACGATCAAATCGCCCATTTCGGTCGTGCTGATCGCTGTGCTCTTGTCTACAGCAATATCACTTGTGCGGTGTCCTGCGTTCAATACATCCGACACAGCTGCTTCAATGGCATCCGCACCTTCTGCATAACCAAAGGTTGTGCGGAACATCAACGCCAAAGAGAGGATGGTTGCAATCGGATTAGCGAGGCCTTGACCTGCGATATCCGGTGCAGAACCGTGTACCGGCTCATAGAGTCCGAAGCTGCCCTCTCCCAGTGATGCAGATGCGAGCATACCGATGGAACCTGTCAACATCGCTGCTTCATCACTCAAGATATCTCCAAACATGTTTTCCGTTACGATGACATCGAAGCTGGACGGACGACGCAGCAATTGCATCGCGCAGTTGTCCACCAGTACATGCTCCAGTTCAACATCCGGATAATCCGGTGCTACCCGGTTCACGACTTCACGCCAGAGACGGGAAGTTTCCAATACGTTGGCTTTGTCTACTGAAGCCAGCTTTTTGCGACGTCCTTGCGCAATTTCGAATGCCTGACGAACGATCCGCTCCACTTCTGTTACATTATATGCACATGTATCTACTGCCTCTTCGCCCTGTGCACTTTCACGTCTGAATTTCTCACCGAAGTAGATCCCACCTGTCAACTCACGTACCACCATCAGATCTGTACCTTCAAGTACTTCTGGCTTCAGAGTTGAAGCATCCTTAAGGCAATCAAATACGACAGCCGGACGCAGGTTGGAGAACAATCCAAGTGCTTTGCGAATACCCAGCAGGCCTGTTTCCGGACGAAGCTCCTTGCTGTTGTTATCCCATTTTGGACCGCCAACTGCTCCAAGCAGGACTGCGTCTGCACTTTTACATACAGTCAGTGTTTCTTCTGGAAGAGGTGTACCCTTCTCATCAATCGCAATTCCGCCAAACAACGCATGCTCTGTCTCAAAACGATAACCGAATACTTCCTCCGTACGTTTAAGAACTTTCTCAGCCTCAGCTACGACTTCAGGGCCAATTCCGTCACCTGCAATAACTGCAATTTTTTTCACGTCTGCCATTGGGTTGTCCACTCCTTATATTTCATTCATTAATTATTCATAAAGTAACGTCTCATATTAACTCTCTCTTTTGTATCATATTCCAAGGTCATTTGACCAAGATATACAATCTATGACTTTAATAGATTTTACCTATAAGCCAATAGAGATTAGCCTTTCCAAGTTGTTCTGACCTCCCGGCTGGGTTAAAATATAGCTGAATTCAAATCAGGTACGCAGGAGGGATAAGCAACATGCAATATTCGTATTTGGGTAAATCAGGCCTCAAGGTCAGCCGAATCTGTCTCGGTACCATGAATTTCGGGCCTGCTACAGATGAGAAAGAGGCTTTCCGCATTATGGACGCAGCACTCGATGCAGGCGTGAACTTTTTTGATACCGCTAACATCTACGGCTGGGGTGAGAATTCCGGTCTTACCGAAGAAATTATCGGACGCTGGTTCAATCAGGGCGGTGGCAGACGTGAAAAAGTAGTTCTGGCCACCAAAGTCTATGGCTCCATGCATGATAATACAGACGGCCCCAACAACGAAGCCGGCCTCTCTGCATACAAAATCAGACGTCATCTGGAAGGTTCCCTCCGCCGCTTGCAGACGGATCATATCGAGCTGTACCAGATGCACCATGTGGACCCTGCCATATCGTGGAACGAGCTGTGGGGCGCATTCGAGAATGCCGTTCACCAGGGTAAAATCGGTTATGTAGGGTCAAGCAACTTTGCTGCATGGCAGATTGCAATTGCACAAAGCGAAGCCAAGAATCGTCATTTCCTCGGTCTGGTTTCCGAGCAACATAAATATAGTCTCAACTGTCGTTTGCCTGAGTTGGAAGTACTGCCCGCTGCCAAAGAGCTGGGCCTCGGCGTCATTCCATGGAGTCCACTGGATGGTGGATTACTGGGACGTAATGCGCTTCAGAAACTGGAAGGAACACGCAGCGGAGGCATCGCTGGGCGGATCGAGCAACAGCAGACTCAACTCGAAGACTTTGCGGCACTCTGTCGTGATCTCGGTGAACCACAGGATACGGTGGCTTTGGCCTGGGTTGCTGCCAACCCGGCAGTAACTGCCCCGATTATCGGACCGCGTACACTGGAGCAGTTTGAAACCGCACTCAAATGTCTGGATGTGACTCTGGATGAAGCCGTGCTCAAACGTCTGGATGAGATTTTCCCGGGTCCAGGTGGACATGCACCTAATGCATACGCGTGGTAATAGCTTGATAGTGTAAGCCAATTCGAGAGTTAGGCGTGCAACTTGCACTGTGTTTTACTGTCATAATCATATAAATAAAAGGAAAAAGAGTCTGACCCTCCACAGGAGAGTCAGACTCTTTACGTACCTCACTGAACGTAACAAAGTAAGCAGAACGATCTACTAAATCAATTAAATTAAAGATTAATCATTCTAGCAGCATATATGTGTCTCGGCTTATAGTTCAGTTGAATGAAGGGTTCGTGCTTGCTGCACCGGAGCCTACAGATTAACGTTTACACGGTTCGTATATGTCTTGCGCTTCTCAATCAATTGATTCAGACCGTCTACATAGGCACGTGCACTTGCACCCAATATATCTGTGCTTACGCCACGTCCTTGTACCGAAACCTGATTCTGAGTCAGCACAACATGTACTTCACCCAATGCATCCTTACCATGCGTTACCGATTTGATGGAATAGTCAGACAATGTTACGTCTTCTCCACTCACCTGGTCAATCGCATTGTAGATTGCATCTACCGATCCGTTACCCTCTGCTTGCTTCTCAAGCGTCTCCCCGTCAAGCGTTGCAATGCGGACTTTGGCCGTTGGTACCGATTCATCTCCGTACGTTACGAAGATGGATTCCAGTTTATACACCTCAGGTGCATCCTGCAATTTCTCTTCAATTACGGCAAGCAGATCTTCGTCAGTAACTTCTTTTTTCTTATCAGCCAGATCTTTGAACTGGGCGAAAGCCCGATTCAATGCTTCTTCTTCCAGCTCATATCCCAGATCAATCAACCGTTCACGGAAGGCATGACGACCAGAATGTTTACCCAGTACAAGTTTGCTTTCCTTCAGACCGATGGACTCTGGAGTCATAATCTCATACGTTGTTTTTTCCTTCAGCATGCCATCCTGGTGAATGCCGGATTCATGTGCGAAGGCATTTGCCCCAACAATGGCTTTGTTTCCAGGCACAACCATACCTGTCAAACGGCTAACCAAACGACTGGTCCGTGCAATTTCAGACAACTGCAGCGATGTTTTCGCCTGGAAAAATTCCTGACGTGTCTCCAGTGCCATAGCAATTTCCTCGATCGCCGTGTTTCCGGCACGTTCACCAATGCCATTGATCGTACCTTCGATCTGATCGGCTCCGTTGAGAATGGCTGCAAGTGTATTGGCCGTCGCCATACCCAAGTCATTATGGCAGTGGGCACTCAGCTGTACCTTTTCAATACCGTGTACATTCTCCTTGAGATGCTTGAAAATGTTTCCGTATTCATATGGACTAAGGTAGCCGACTGTATCAGGAATATTCACCACGGCTGCACCCTCTTCAACAGCCATATTCACCATTTCTACGAGGAAATCATACTCGGTACGACCTGCATCCTCAAGTGAGAATTCAATCTTCGAGAATGTTTTCTTGGCATAACGAATCGCGGAACGAGCTGTATCCAGTACCTGCGCTTTGTCCATGCGCAATTTATGTTGACGGTGAATAGGTGAAGTTGCCAGGAAAACGTGAATGCACGGGTCCTGTGCACCTTTAAGTGCTTCCTTAACCGCATCAATGTCTTGCTCTCTGGAACGGGACAAGCCAATTACAGTCACATTTTTGACCGCATTTGCTACTGCATTGACAGCTGCCAGGTCACCTGGAGATGCCGCCGGGAAACCCGCTTCCATCCGGTCAATGCCAAGCCGCTCGAGCTGATGGGCAATTTCCACCTTTTCACGAGTGTTCAGATTGACTCCCGGGGATTGCTCTCCATCACGCAGCGTTGTGTCAAATACATAGATTTTACGCACGCTTCGCACCTCCTGTACTTGTTATTATATGTTTCTCTGAACCAGCAATAGCGGCTCACGCATAAGCACGGCCGCTATTCCCAGTTAAAGCTCTAAGTTTACTTGATTACCTTAAAGTGCATGCTCAAGAAGTTAATGCTTACTTCTTGATCCAGTGCATCATCTCACGCAATTGTCCGCCAACCACTTCGATTGGATGTTCAGCTTCGTTACGACGAGTTGCTGTCAAGAATGCACGTCCGGATTGGTTTTCCAGAATGAAGTCGCGTGCGAATTTACCTTGTTGGATATCCGTCAGCACTTCTTTCATTGCTTTCTTCGTATCTTCAGTTACAACGCGAGGTCCAGTTACATAGTCACCGTACTCAGCTGTGTTACTGATGGAATCACGCATGCTTGAAAGTCCGCCTTCATACATCATGTCAACGATCAGCTTCAGTTCGTGCAGACATTCGAAGTATGCCATTTCAGGAGCGTAACCCGCTTCTGTCAATGTTTCGAATCCAGCTTTTACCAATGCACTCACGCCACCACACAGAACAGCTTGCTCACCGAACAGATCTGTTTCTGTTTCTTCACGGAAGGAAGTTTCGATAACCCCTGCGCGTGTACAACCGATACCTTTAGCATAAGCCAAACCGATTTCTTTAGCTTTACCCGTTGCATCTTGCTCAATCGCGATCAGGCCCGGTACACCAAAACCTTCCACATAAGTACGACGTACCATGTGACCAGGGGACTTAGGAGCTACCAGCAATACATCGCTGTTTTTTGGAGCAACGATTTGACCGAAATGAACGTTGAAACCGTGTGAGAAGAGCAATGCAGCGCCTTCTTTCAGGTTTGGTTCGATTTCGTTTTTGTATACAGAAGCTTGAGTTTCGTCTGGTAGCAAGATTTGAACTACATCTGCGCGGCTTGTTGCTTCAGCCGGGGACAGAACTTCAAATCCGTCATTTTTTGCAGTGTCGAAGGATTTACCTTCACGAAGTCCGATGACTACGTTCAATCCACTATCACGAAGGTTTTGAGCTTGGGCGTGGCCCTGGCTACCATAACCGATTACCGCGATCGTTTTTCCTTTCAATACGTTAAGCTCTGCATCCTGTTCATAATAAGTAGTTACTGGCATGTTTATAAGTCCTCCTTTGTATTGTAAAGAACCCTTCATTAATGAGCGGGTGTCTCAAGGGACCGACTCGCTTGGAGTGTCAAAAGCATCTCTGGTCTGATCCGATCCGTTCAGACACCCGCCCATTAATGCGGGAATGTAGCTATATTTTCAAGCGTTACATCACTAAAATGTTAAATTACAACTGTTAAGGGACTGACACTCACATAAGATCAACTGTATATGTTAGCTAACCGTCGTCCCTCTTCATTCATTATAGCTTTATACGTTGCCGCGTACCAATGCAGTTATGCCTGTACGGGACAATTCGCGAATGCCATATGGCTTGAGCAATTCAATCATAGCATCAATTTTGTCCGTATCTCCGACTACCTGCACAATCAGGCTGCCTGGACCAACATCTACAACGGATGCGCGGAATGTTTCTACCACACCCAGAATTTCAGGACGCTCGGAAGGCTCTGCTTTCACTTTGATCAGGGCGAGTTCACGGGCTACCATCGGTTTCAGGCTGAAATCAACCACTTTAATGACATCGATGATTTTGTATAATTGTTTCTCAATCTGCTCCAGCGTTTTATCGTCGCCAATGGTGACAATAACCATCCGGGAGAGTCCTGGTTCTTCCGATTGACCTACGGTAATACTCTCAATGTTAAATCCGCGTCGACCGAACAACCCTGATACACGCTGAAGGACGCCTGGCTGATCGTTTACCAATATTGAAATCGTATGTCTAATCATTCGTCAGCATCCCCCATCAGCATTTGATCAATTGTTGCTCCCTGCGGAACCATTGGATACACATTTTCATCCTTGCGTACTACGAATTCTACAACGACTGGTCCTGGTGTATCCAAAGCTTCCTGCCAAGCACGCGCTGCTTCTTCTTTATTCGTTGCACGCAATCCTTTCACGCCATATGCTTCAGCCAGTTTTACAAAATCCGGACTTCCTGCCAGATCAATGTGGCTGTAACGGTTCTCATAGATGAGTTCCTGCCATTGGCGAACCATTCCAAGGACCTGATTGTTAATGATCACAATTTTTACCGGTATATTGTTAATGGCACAGATTGCAAGTTCTTGGGAACACATCTGCATTCCGCCGTCACCGTTAATGGAGATAACGAGTCTGTCCGGGTTGGCCATCTGAGCACCAATTGCAGAAGGGAATCCAAAGCCCATCGTTCCGAGACCACCCGAAGTTACCCATGAACGTGGTTGATTAAACTTGTAATATTGTGCCGCCCACATCTGATGTTGTCCCACATCCGTAGTCACAATCGCTTCACCTTTGGTTGTATCATTCAACATTTCAACAACCCACTGCGGTTTCAGCACTTCGTCTGAATCCGTATAACTGTATGGCTTCTCTTGTTTCCACTGTTTGATCTGGTCTCTCCATGCATCTGCACGCTCTGCACGTCCAACTTCTTTGTTGGCTATTTCAAGTACGGTCTTCACATCACCAACGATTGGAATATCGGTTGCAATGTTTTTACCAATCTCAGCCGGATCAATATCGATATGAACGATTTTGGCATGTGGAGCGAATCCGTCCAGCTTGCCTGTTACCCGATCATCGAATCGTGCGCCGATATTAATCAGCAGATCCGACTGTTGGATGGCCAGGTTGGATGTGTACGTTCCGTGCATTCCTGGCATCCCTGTCCATAGTTCATGCCCACTTGGGAATGCACCAAGCCCCAGAAGGGTTGTCGTAATCGGAATGCCTGTCTTCTCAACAAACTCGAACAGTTCTTCATGTCCTCCCGAGTATACCACACCGCCACCGGCCAGAATCATTGGACGTTCTGCTTCCTGAATGGCCTGAGCCAAACGGTCAACCTGCAGTTTGTTTGGTACTGTCCGTGGATTGTACCCTCTTAATGTAACAGGTTCAGTACTCGGTTCAAACAAGGTTTTGTTGGCTGAGACATCTTTCGGAATGTCTATCAATACAGGACCTTTACGGCCGGTGTTGGCAATATGGAATGCCTCATGGATGATACTGGACAGATCCTTAACATCTTTTACCAGATAGCTGTGTTTGGTGATCGGCATTGTAATCCCGGTAATATCCGCTTCCTGGAAAGCATCCGAGCCGATCAGGCTGGAATTAACATTTCCCGTAATGACAACCAGCGGCACAGAATCCATATATGCCGTGGCTATTCCAGTAACCAGATTGGTTGCTCCCGGTCCGGAGGTAGCGATACAAACACCAACTTTGCCGCTTGCACGTGCATATCCGTCAGCTGCATGAATTGCACCTTGTTCGTGACGGGTTAAGACGTGTTTGAAATCCTCGAAACCATACATTGCATCGTAAATGTACAACACTGCGCCACCCGGGTAACCAAATACGCAATCCACACCTTCAAGCAACAAGCTTCTCAGCAGAATTTCGGAACCACTAATGACCTCCGGCTTCATCCATTTTTCACGTAATTCATCTGTCGATCGTACTTCTGGAATTTGAGCTCCCATTAGTCATCCTCCTCTC
The nucleotide sequence above comes from Paenibacillus sp. W2I17. Encoded proteins:
- the ilvB gene encoding biosynthetic-type acetolactate synthase large subunit, encoding MGAQIPEVRSTDELREKWMKPEVISGSEILLRSLLLEGVDCVFGYPGGAVLYIYDAMYGFEDFKHVLTRHEQGAIHAADGYARASGKVGVCIATSGPGATNLVTGIATAYMDSVPLVVITGNVNSSLIGSDAFQEADITGITMPITKHSYLVKDVKDLSSIIHEAFHIANTGRKGPVLIDIPKDVSANKTLFEPSTEPVTLRGYNPRTVPNKLQVDRLAQAIQEAERPMILAGGGVVYSGGHEELFEFVEKTGIPITTTLLGLGAFPSGHELWTGMPGMHGTYTSNLAIQQSDLLINIGARFDDRVTGKLDGFAPHAKIVHIDIDPAEIGKNIATDIPIVGDVKTVLEIANKEVGRAERADAWRDQIKQWKQEKPYSYTDSDEVLKPQWVVEMLNDTTKGEAIVTTDVGQHQMWAAQYYKFNQPRSWVTSGGLGTMGFGFPSAIGAQMANPDRLVISINGDGGMQMCSQELAICAINNIPVKIVIINNQVLGMVRQWQELIYENRYSHIDLAGSPDFVKLAEAYGVKGLRATNKEEAARAWQEALDTPGPVVVEFVVRKDENVYPMVPQGATIDQMLMGDADE
- a CDS encoding 2-isopropylmalate synthase — translated: MRKIYVFDTTLRDGEQSPGVNLNTREKVEIAHQLERLGIDRMEAGFPAASPGDLAAVNAVANAVKNVTVIGLSRSREQDIDAVKEALKGAQDPCIHVFLATSPIHRQHKLRMDKAQVLDTARSAIRYAKKTFSKIEFSLEDAGRTEYDFLVEMVNMAVEEGAAVVNIPDTVGYLSPYEYGNIFKHLKENVHGIEKVQLSAHCHNDLGMATANTLAAILNGADQIEGTINGIGERAGNTAIEEIAMALETRQEFFQAKTSLQLSEIARTSRLVSRLTGMVVPGNKAIVGANAFAHESGIHQDGMLKEKTTYEIMTPESIGLKESKLVLGKHSGRHAFRERLIDLGYELEEEALNRAFAQFKDLADKKKEVTDEDLLAVIEEKLQDAPEVYKLESIFVTYGDESVPTAKVRIATLDGETLEKQAEGNGSVDAIYNAIDQVSGEDVTLSDYSIKSVTHGKDALGEVHVVLTQNQVSVQGRGVSTDILGASARAYVDGLNQLIEKRKTYTNRVNVNL
- a CDS encoding peroxiredoxin, whose translation is MAERLVGRPAPDFAMETVSGDGQDFGSVKLSDYRGKWLVFFFYPLDFTFVCPTEITALSVASEQFKALDTEILGVSVDSVHSHKAWINTPVDSNGLGQLNFPLASDITKQVAKDYGVLIEEEGVALRGLFIIDPEGELKYQVVNHNDVGRSVEETLRVLQALQSGGLCAMNWKPGDTNL
- the leuB gene encoding 3-isopropylmalate dehydrogenase; its protein translation is MADVKKIAVIAGDGIGPEVVAEAEKVLKRTEEVFGYRFETEHALFGGIAIDEKGTPLPEETLTVCKSADAVLLGAVGGPKWDNNSKELRPETGLLGIRKALGLFSNLRPAVVFDCLKDASTLKPEVLEGTDLMVVRELTGGIYFGEKFRRESAQGEEAVDTCAYNVTEVERIVRQAFEIAQGRRKKLASVDKANVLETSRLWREVVNRVAPDYPDVELEHVLVDNCAMQLLRRPSSFDVIVTENMFGDILSDEAAMLTGSIGMLASASLGEGSFGLYEPVHGSAPDIAGQGLANPIATILSLALMFRTTFGYAEGADAIEAAVSDVLNAGHRTSDIAVDKSTAISTTEMGDLIVAAIQKQA
- the ilvN gene encoding acetolactate synthase small subunit, producing the protein MIRHTISILVNDQPGVLQRVSGLFGRRGFNIESITVGQSEEPGLSRMVIVTIGDDKTLEQIEKQLYKIIDVIKVVDFSLKPMVARELALIKVKAEPSERPEILGVVETFRASVVDVGPGSLIVQVVGDTDKIDAMIELLKPYGIRELSRTGITALVRGNV
- the ilvC gene encoding ketol-acid reductoisomerase, whose protein sequence is MPVTTYYEQDAELNVLKGKTIAVIGYGSQGHAQAQNLRDSGLNVVIGLREGKSFDTAKNDGFEVLSPAEATSRADVVQILLPDETQASVYKNEIEPNLKEGAALLFSHGFNVHFGQIVAPKNSDVLLVAPKSPGHMVRRTYVEGFGVPGLIAIEQDATGKAKEIGLAYAKGIGCTRAGVIETSFREETETDLFGEQAVLCGGVSALVKAGFETLTEAGYAPEMAYFECLHELKLIVDMMYEGGLSSMRDSISNTAEYGDYVTGPRVVTEDTKKAMKEVLTDIQQGKFARDFILENQSGRAFLTATRRNEAEHPIEVVGGQLREMMHWIKK
- a CDS encoding aldo/keto reductase — translated: MQYSYLGKSGLKVSRICLGTMNFGPATDEKEAFRIMDAALDAGVNFFDTANIYGWGENSGLTEEIIGRWFNQGGGRREKVVLATKVYGSMHDNTDGPNNEAGLSAYKIRRHLEGSLRRLQTDHIELYQMHHVDPAISWNELWGAFENAVHQGKIGYVGSSNFAAWQIAIAQSEAKNRHFLGLVSEQHKYSLNCRLPELEVLPAAKELGLGVIPWSPLDGGLLGRNALQKLEGTRSGGIAGRIEQQQTQLEDFAALCRDLGEPQDTVALAWVAANPAVTAPIIGPRTLEQFETALKCLDVTLDEAVLKRLDEIFPGPGGHAPNAYAW
- a CDS encoding PAS domain-containing sensor histidine kinase, producing MISEFQDTVPQPTDGFPPVHLDNNKYENVLEHLDSGIMLFDSHGVLTFINVQMAKLLELPRSLLSGCTLMQMLHHPQMSRFKKKKILRIYRETIFHRKRYHELIDEYGRHWLVTVTYGDQMDGDFLFSVKDVSDYKQIEQTAYQNDKLAMLGRISASIAHEIRNPLTAIRGFIQLLRPHLLQLGKDEYARIILTEIDRANDIIYEFLNSSKPSAPQKTVISVDSLLKEVVLLTESEGLMKGCEIVLDEGDAPLNVSIDVKQIKQVILNMVKNAMDAIEEVGEEHTGLIRISTATENKFVQISIADNGQGMDHNTLVRLFDPFFTTKESGTGLGLSVSYRIIKNHGGTISVDSKKGEGTRFIIMLPLVY